One Hordeum vulgare subsp. vulgare chromosome 4H, MorexV3_pseudomolecules_assembly, whole genome shotgun sequence DNA window includes the following coding sequences:
- the LOC123449244 gene encoding squalene monooxygenase SE1-like: MAERAISLSPPPPIKNGTISNSKRPPLPRLSSPPPPRPKSQSHRLALSRPAPFRPRTHHPRPKNPHANPTNAAPRREIPKAQGTAAPAGAGPHCGMAAAAGVWQLVGAAAATLLAAVLVAVALGRQRQRRRGAPAQGVPAPEDGCAVADGQGSAAVDGPTDVIIVGAGVAGSALAYTLGKDGRRVHVIERDLTEPDRIVGELLQPGGYLKLMELGLQDCVDEIDAQRVLGYALFKDGKNTKLSYPLEKFHSDVAGRSFHNGRFIQRMREKAASLPNVQLEQGTVTSLLEENGTVKGVQYKIKSGEELKAYAPLTIVCDGCFSNLRRALCSPKVEVPSCFVGLVLENCQLPHANHGHVILANPSPILFYPISSTEVRCLVDVPGQKVPSIASGEMANYLKTVVAPQIPPEIYDSFIAAIDKGSIRTMPNRSMPAAPHPTPGALLMGDAFNMRHPLTGGGMTVALSDIVVLRNLLKPLRNLHDASALCKYLESFYTLRKPVASTINTLAGALYKVFSASPDKARDEMRQACFDYLSLGGVCSNGPIALLSGLNPRPLSLVAHFFAVAIFGVGRLMLPLPSPKRMWTGARLISGACGIIFPIIKAEGVRQMFFPATVPAYYRAPPEAEF, from the exons ATGGCGGAGAGAgcgatctccctctcccctcccccccccATAAAAAACGGAACAATCTCCAACTCCAAGCGGCCGCCTCTCCCTCGTctctcctctcctccccctccccgtccCAAGTCCCAATCCCACCGCCTGGCACTCTCGCGGCCGGCTCCGTTTCGTCCCCGCACGCATCACCCTCGCCCCAAGAACCCACACGCAAACCCAACGAACGCCGCGCCGCGTCGAGAAATCCCCAAGGCCCAAGGGACGGCGGCCCCAGCAGGAGCAGGTCCCCATTGCGGCATGGCTGCGGCCGCCGGCGTCTGGCAGCTCGTTGGCGCCGCCGCGGCCACGCTCctcgcggcggtcctcgtcgccgTCGCGCTGGGGCGCCAGCGCCAGCGCCGCCGCGGGGCTCCGGCCCAAGGGGTCCCCGCGCCGGAGGACGGCTGCGCGGTCGCCGACGGCCAAGGGAGCGCGGCCGTGGACGGCCCGACGGACGTCATCATCGTTGGTGCCGGGGTGGCCGGATCTGCCCTCGCCTACACGCTCGGAAAG GATGGTCGACGGGTGCATGTTATAGAGAGAGACCTGACAGAGCCCGATAGAATTGTGGGTGAATTGTTACAGCCTGGAGGCTACCTGAAATTGATGGAATTGGGTCTGCAGG actgtgttgatgaaattgatgcacAGCGTGTCCTTGGTTATGCATTATTCAAAGATGGGAAGAACACAAAACTTTCTTACCCCTTGGAGAAGTTCCATTCAGATGTGGCTGGCAGGAGCTTTCACAATGGACGATTTATACAGAGGATGCGTGAAAAAGCTGCATCATTGCCCAA TGTCCAACTGGAGCAAGGAACAGTTACATCTTTGCTTGAAGAAAATGGTACAGTTAAGGGTGTGCAATACAAGATCAAGTCAGGTGAAGAACTAAAAGCTTATGCACCATTGACAATTGTGTGCGATGGCTGCTTTTCGAACTTAAGGCGTGCCCTTTGCTCTCCAAAG GTTGAAGTACCGTCTTGCTTTGTAGGGCTTGTCTTGGAGAATTGTCAACTTCCTCATGCGAACCATGGCCATGTTATCTTGGCCAATCCTTCTCCCATCCTATTTTACCCGATAAGCAGCACCGAGGTTCGCTGTTTGGTAGATGTCCCTGGCCAGAAGGTGCCCTCCATAGCAAGTGGTGAAATGGCAAATTATCTCAAGACCGTGGTTGCACCTCAG ATTCCTCCAGAAATCTACGATTCTTTTATAGCAGCCATTGATAAGGGAAGCATAAGGACAATGCCAAATAGGAGCATGCCAGCTGCACCACATCCAACACCTGGTGCACTTTTGATGGGAGATGCTTTCAATATGCGACACCCTTTAACAGGTGGAGGAATGACTGTTGCATTATCAGATATAGTCGTCTTGCGTAATCTTCTCAAGCCTCTTCGCAATCTGCATGATGCCTCTGCCCTCTGCAAATACCTAGAGTCATTCTACACTCTACGGAAG CCGGTTGCTTCTACAATAAACACCTTGGCTGGTGCTCTATACAAAGTCTTCAGTGCCTCGCCTGACAAGGCTAGGGACGAGATGCGCCAAGCATGCTTTGATTACTTAAGCCTTGGAGGTGTCTGTTCAAATGGGCCCATTGCTCTACTCTCTGGTCTTAATCCTCGGCCATTGAGTTTGGTTGCACACTTCTTTGCTGTTGCTATCTTCGGTGTTGGACGGCTGATGCTCCCCCTTCCTTCACCTAAACGAATGTGGACTGGAGCGAGGTTGATCTCG GGCGCATGTGGTATCATCTTCCCAATTATCAAAGCTGAAGGTGTGAGGCAAATGTTCTTCCCTGCTACCGTCCCCGCGTATTACCGTGCTCCTCCTGAAGCGGAGTTCTGA